Proteins encoded by one window of Chryseobacterium foetidum:
- a CDS encoding DUF6263 family protein, which translates to MKNIAAFALLSIALVSCKKETATITKVDPKTGKTITVEVPADSIKKVEANPAIKDSLGVFKQTFKLKKGETYPLTTYQRDVRTMTDPSGKTISGTSDSTDEMNFTVNDIKGKVYDITINLISKRSSQNSQGKTIAVDTKEAAPKEDQLKMVWNINKALVGNKLQMKMDDHGNVISITGFEPIYKKIADVVAKIVKDKTQEQGVVESLKQTFNEKVLKDQFEKNLTVMPKKGVKIGEKWTLSESADDAGKVKVTSNYQLKSVGNGIAEISVTGGIPKKTEKQKQGDVTHSLTSELSQDGVIKFDQNTGWITHQNISVKTTQIETIANAKESQSMKSVSNSTVMVNPSAK; encoded by the coding sequence ATGAAAAATATAGCAGCATTTGCATTACTGTCCATCGCTTTGGTATCGTGCAAAAAGGAAACCGCAACCATCACCAAAGTAGATCCTAAAACAGGAAAAACAATCACGGTGGAAGTGCCTGCAGATTCTATAAAAAAGGTGGAAGCCAACCCTGCAATCAAAGACTCACTGGGAGTTTTCAAGCAAACCTTTAAACTTAAAAAAGGTGAAACCTATCCGTTGACAACATATCAGCGGGATGTAAGAACGATGACGGATCCTTCAGGAAAAACCATTTCAGGAACTAGCGATTCTACCGATGAGATGAATTTTACGGTAAATGATATTAAGGGTAAAGTTTACGATATCACTATCAATTTAATTTCAAAAAGAAGCTCACAAAATTCTCAGGGAAAAACAATTGCTGTTGACACAAAAGAGGCCGCTCCAAAGGAAGATCAGCTGAAAATGGTCTGGAATATCAACAAAGCTTTGGTAGGAAACAAACTTCAGATGAAAATGGACGATCATGGAAATGTGATTTCGATTACAGGATTTGAGCCTATTTACAAAAAAATCGCTGACGTTGTCGCAAAAATTGTAAAAGATAAAACGCAGGAGCAAGGTGTTGTTGAAAGCTTGAAACAAACCTTTAACGAGAAAGTTTTAAAAGACCAGTTTGAGAAAAACCTAACTGTAATGCCTAAAAAAGGTGTTAAAATCGGTGAAAAGTGGACATTAAGCGAAAGTGCCGACGATGCAGGAAAAGTAAAGGTAACATCGAATTACCAGCTGAAAAGTGTAGGAAACGGCATTGCTGAAATCTCCGTAACCGGCGGAATTCCAAAGAAAACTGAAAAGCAGAAGCAGGGCGACGTTACGCACAGTTTAACCAGCGAACTTTCGCAGGATGGCGTTATTAAATTTGACCAGAACACAGGCTGGATTACGCACCAAAACATCAGTGTAAAAACAACTCAGATAGAAACTATTGCCAATGCAAAAGAGTCACAGTCGATGAAGAGTGTTTCTAATTCTACGGTGATGGTGAATCCGTCTGCAAAATAA